In Chryseobacterium salivictor, the DNA window ATTAACAAAGTGAAAAACCCGGAAACAGAAAAAGGCATTCTTTTGAGCAAAGCCTGGTATCAGGATTATATGAACCGGGTAATCAACAGAAAATTGAATTAATTACAAAACTTTTAATAAAACATTGTGTAATTATTAGTATTTTGGCAGTACTTTTGACTACTATGATATAAATAGTTAAAAATTTGTGGTTTCACTATTTTTAATTACTTTTATCCAACTAAAAATTAAAATAATTTTAAAATGAAAAAAATACTTTTCAGTTTTGTTGCCTTATTATTCGCAACACTATCTTACGCCCAAATCGAAGGAAAATGGAAGACCATTGACGATGAAACGGGACAGGCGAAATCCATCGTAGAGATTTTCAAAAAATCCGATGGTAAATATTATGGGAAAGTGACTCAACTGCTCATCAAACCTCAACATGCAAACTGTATCGACTGTAAAGATGACAGAAAAAATCAACCCATTCTGGGGATGGAAGTGATCAGAGGCATGAAAAAAGAGGGTAAAGAGTTTACCGGCGGAACAATTACAGATCCTAAAACAGGAAAAACATACAAATGTAACATCACCCGTGATGGTGACAAACTGAATGTAAGAGGTTATGTAGGATTCTCATTAATCGGAAGAACGCAGATCTGGCACGCAGTAAAATAGTTTTCTAAAAATAAACTTGATAAAAAGCATCTTTTCTGAGATGCTTTTTTAATATCAGCATATACGGTAATTCGCGAAAAAATCTTTACTTTTGTACTTTAATTTTTTAATAAATCATGAAGGAATATACTTTTAGAGAAGTGATTGCACAGGCAATGAGTGAAGAAATG includes these proteins:
- a CDS encoding DUF2147 domain-containing protein, translating into MKKILFSFVALLFATLSYAQIEGKWKTIDDETGQAKSIVEIFKKSDGKYYGKVTQLLIKPQHANCIDCKDDRKNQPILGMEVIRGMKKEGKEFTGGTITDPKTGKTYKCNITRDGDKLNVRGYVGFSLIGRTQIWHAVK